A single Perca flavescens isolate YP-PL-M2 chromosome 2, PFLA_1.0, whole genome shotgun sequence DNA region contains:
- the LOC114546215 gene encoding B-cell receptor CD22-like: protein MSVIQGQIGWRVTYTSTQICAVKGSTVNIPCSYTYPSWWEGSDTRVERTFWFTELNSGEPVDLTTVSEYSGRVQYHCENKDCTLRISDLRERDSAVYKFRFITNRFRGKYTGYPGVTLSVTDRFSCAVRGHEDSPSPSVYGPKLPSVSVSPSAEIVEGSSVTLTCSSDANPAAKYTWYKEKPVIKYLSEGPQLVFSSIQSSDSGQYSCKAENKLGEKTSQYKFINVKYGPKLPSVSVSPSAEIVEGSSVTLTCSSDANPAANYTWYKENQTLLQGPEGRYYFSSIRSEDRGNYYCKSENQFGQIKSSSLSVDVQYGPKLPSVSVSPSAEIVEGSSVTLTCSSDANPAANYTWYKENEDSPKASGQIFTITDFRAEHSGNYYCVAQNRRGSQNSTLHLIVVADHHISGSSLLIAAGPISVVLLAVLSLSVFLWIRKRRASRDSSGPDNREQCVPDPSEPEEQADLQYATIHVSNSQADPLYSNIRAAPPLRHREQQEAVEYAAVSFNSGSTAPRTRGRDTGEDPDALYSTVNKTR from the exons ATGTCTG TGATACAGGGTCAGATTGGCTGGAGAGTGACTTACACCTCTACTCAGATCTGTGCTGTTAAAGGATCAACAGTGAACATACCCTGCAGCTACACATACCCATCCTGGTGGGAAGGCAGTGATACTAGAGTTGAGAGAACATTCTGGTTTACTGAATTAAATAGTGGTGAACCCGTGGATCTAACAACAGTCTCAGAGTATTCAGGTCGTGTGCAGTATCACTGTGAAAACAAGGACTGTACTCTGAGAATCtcagacctgagagagagagactcagctGTGTACAAGTTCAGGTTCATAACAAACcgtttcagagggaaatatacTGGTTATCCTGGAGTCACTCTGTCTGTTACAG ACAGATTTTCCTGTGCTGTAAGAGGACATGAGGACTCCCCCTCTCCTTCAGTGT ATGGTCCAAAGCTTccctctgtgtcagtgagtcCCTCTGCTGAGATAGTGGAGGGCAGTTCAGTGACTCTGACCTGTAGCAGTGATGCTAACCCAGCAGCTAAATACACCTGGTACAAGGAGAAGCCAGTCATTAAATATCTCAGTGAAGGACCACAGCTCGTCTTCAGCTCCATCCAGTCCTCTGACTCTGGACAGTATTCCTGTAAAGCTGAGAACAAGCTGGGGGAAAAGACGTCTCAATACAAATTTATCAATGTGAAAT ATGGTCCAAAGCTTccctctgtgtcagtgagtcCCTCTGCTGAGATAGTGGAGGGCAGTTCAGTGACTCTGACCTGTAGCAGTGATGCTAACCCAGCAGCTAACTACACCTGGTACAAGGAGAACCAAACACTGCTTCAAGGACCAGAAGGACGTTATTATTTCTCCTCCATCAGATCTGAGGACAGAGGGAACTACTACTGCAAGTCTGAGAATCAGTTTGGACAGATCAAGTCATCGTCTCTGTCAGTAGATGTTCAGT ATGGTCCAAAGCTTccctctgtgtcagtgagtcCCTCTGCTGAGATAGTGGAGGGCAGTTCAGTGACTCTGACCTGTAGCAGTGATGCTAACCCAGCAGCTAACTACACCTGGTACAAGGAGAATGAAGACTCACCAAAAGCATCAGGACAGATCTTCACCATCACTGACTTCAGAGCTGAACACAGTGGGAATTATTACTGTGTAGCCCAGAACAGAAGAGGAAGTCAGAACTCCACCTTACACCTGATTGTTGTAGCAG ATCATCATATCTCAGGATCAAGTCTGTTAATAGCTGCTGGACCAATCAGTGTTGTTCTCCTGGCTGTCCTatccctctctgtcttcctgTGGATCAG AAAGAGGAGGGCTTCCAGGGACTCGTCTGGACCAGACAACAGGGAACAG TGTGTACCTGATCCGAGTGAGCCAGAGGAGCAGGCTGACCTTCAGTACGCCACCATCCACGTCTCCAACAGCCAGGCAGATCCTCTGTACTCCAACATCAGAGCTGCTCCGCCCCTCAGACACAGGGAGCAACAGGAAGCCGTTGAGTACGCTGCCGTCAGCTTCAACAGTGGCAGTACTGCCCCGAG aACCAGAGGTCGGGACACTGGAGAGGATCCAGATGCTTTGTACAGCACAGTCAACAAGACCAGATGA
- the LOC114546477 gene encoding histone-lysine N-methyltransferase set-1-like, translating to MQRRRRINPKDDARFYVTAESDKVGLDIKYINAVKGRGIFTSVPFEKGDFLLEYRGDLISKQECERRRSIYHDLLKVFMFEFHFNGKLWCVDAATENGSLGRLVNDDHMNPNAKMKYLTVQGKPHLCLFAVRDISPGEEITYNYGDSDWPWRCKVVEI from the exons ATGCAGCGGCGTAGACGCATTAATCCAAAGGATGATGCAAGATTTTATGTTACTGCTGAAAGTGACAAAGTGGGACTTGACATCAAGTACATCAATGCTGTAAAAG GCCGTGGCATCTTCACCTCTGTTCCATTTGAAAAGGGAGACTTTCTATTGGAATACAGAGGTGATCTAATAAGCAAGCAAGAATGTGAGAGGAGACGGAGCATTTACCATGACCTCCTCAAAGTGTTTATGTTCGAGTTCCATTTTAATGGAAAACTGTGGTG tgttgatGCAGCAACAGAGAATGGGTCACTTGGCAGACTTGTAAATGACGACCATATGAACCCTAATGCCAAGATGAAGTACCTCACTGTACAAGGGAAGCCCcatctctgtttgtttgcagtTCGAGACATAAGTCCAGGAGAGGAGATCACCTATAATTATGGTGATTCAGACTGGCCGTGGAGATGCAAGGTGGtcgaaatttga